In the Endozoicomonas sp. SCSIO W0465 genome, CAGGTACAAAGTAAATTACGTGGCTATATAGAGCAGGGTTGGGAACAGAAATATACAGATATGGATGAGTTGGATTAGTAGTGTTGGTAAAAAACGACAGGATATGTACAATGCAGAGTGTCTCCTCGTATAACCAGATAATTGCGAGGTTAAAGCGGCCAGGGATTTGCCGTGCATAATGATAAAAAAGTTCTGGCACCAGTAGTATAGGATTTCTGGTAGCGGAAAGGAGTTATAATGAAAAAGGCTCTATTTGATTTCCGAACTGCTCTGCAGTGAAAATTGGATGTGGACCACGCAATGTAAGGCTTGAGGGCAAATTGCCGAGCAAAGCTCTGAGAGCCTTTAATGATAAGTGCTTCAGCCAGGTTCAATCTGGGAACAGTCTGTAATCCAATAAGAGCCATGAAAAAAATCACGGTGATGCTGGCCTTTCTGCTGGCGTTCAGTTCCTCGCTTTTTGCTTCTTATAACCCGATATGGGAAGAGTCTGCGCTAAACAATATCATGGAGCGCAAGGTGCTTCGTATTGGCCTGGATGCAGGCTATATGCCATTCGAAATGACCAATAAGCAGGGTAAAATCGTTGGTTTTGATGTGGACGTTGCCCGGCAGATGGCCAAGTCCATGGGCGTAGAGCTGGAAATTGTGAATACTGCCTGGGATGGCATTATCCCGGCTCTGGTGACGGATAAGTTTGACATCATTATGTCCGGTATGACCCTGACTTCCCAGCGTAACCTGCAGATTAACTTTGCTAACCCCTATATTGTCATTGGCCAGAGTATATTGCTGCGTAATGGCCTTGAAGGGGAGATCAAGTCTTATAAAGATCTGAATAATCCCAAATATACGGTGGTTTCCAAGCTGGGAACTACTGGCGATCTTGCAGCCAAACGTTATCTGAGTAAAGCCAGACTGAGACTGTTTGAAACCGAATCTGAGGGTGCCATCGAGGTTGTGAATGGCAAGGCAGATGCATTTATCTATGACCTGCCGTTTAATGCGGTCTATTCCAGCCAGAATCCGGGTAAGCTGGTTCATCTGGATACACCCTTTACCTATGAGCCGCTGGCCTGGGGAGTTCGTAAGGGGGATCCGGACTTTGTTAATTGGTTGAATAATTTCCTGACCCAGATTCAGGGTGATGGTACTTACGATAAGATTTATGCCAAGTGGTTCGAAAGTTCCGAATGGCAAAAGACCCTGAAGTAGTCGCTGATGCTGCAGGGTAAACCCGTAAAAGGCCAGCCTTTGCAAATGGAAAAGCCACCAAACCAGGTTCTGTGGAATCTGGTTTTTGCGGCAATATTGCTGCTGTTGAGCCTGGGTATCTATAAGTCCAGTGTAACT is a window encoding:
- a CDS encoding transporter substrate-binding domain-containing protein is translated as MKKITVMLAFLLAFSSSLFASYNPIWEESALNNIMERKVLRIGLDAGYMPFEMTNKQGKIVGFDVDVARQMAKSMGVELEIVNTAWDGIIPALVTDKFDIIMSGMTLTSQRNLQINFANPYIVIGQSILLRNGLEGEIKSYKDLNNPKYTVVSKLGTTGDLAAKRYLSKARLRLFETESEGAIEVVNGKADAFIYDLPFNAVYSSQNPGKLVHLDTPFTYEPLAWGVRKGDPDFVNWLNNFLTQIQGDGTYDKIYAKWFESSEWQKTLK